In the Candidatus Woesearchaeota archaeon genome, one interval contains:
- a CDS encoding class I SAM-dependent methyltransferase family protein, with amino-acid sequence MTKVTCVSVVLQKAEDVKNFLLEKNLFNKDYSFKKYENRICFPIIQSKESNQMILDKFDFVTFEELELQETRYPQNLKDSLKEKLTKEELGFLKTSYDVVGTIAILEIDAPLDKKEKIIADEILKTNKNIKTVVKKADKHDGEFRTQKMTYIAGEETLETSYQEHNVRLKLNVEEVYFSPRLSTERKRIYEKITKGEDVLVMFSGCAPYPCVLSKNSSAANILGVEINPVGHKYGIENIKLNKLTNVKLINGDVREIVPKLEEKFDRILMPLPKTAEEFLDTALCVAKKGTIVHLYAFLHEDNFKEAHDAIDIACKNKGFKYKLLETVKCGQHAPRVYRICVDFEIL; translated from the coding sequence ATGACAAAAGTAACTTGTGTTAGCGTTGTATTACAAAAAGCTGAAGATGTAAAGAATTTTTTACTTGAAAAAAATCTATTTAATAAAGATTATTCTTTCAAAAAATATGAAAATAGAATTTGCTTCCCAATAATTCAATCAAAAGAAAGCAACCAAATGATTCTAGACAAGTTCGATTTTGTAACATTTGAAGAACTAGAATTACAAGAAACTAGATATCCTCAAAATTTAAAAGACTCACTAAAAGAAAAATTAACAAAAGAAGAATTAGGTTTTTTAAAAACTTCATACGATGTTGTTGGAACAATTGCAATACTTGAAATTGATGCACCACTTGATAAAAAAGAAAAAATTATTGCAGATGAAATTCTTAAAACAAACAAAAACATAAAAACAGTAGTAAAAAAGGCAGATAAACACGACGGAGAATTTAGAACTCAAAAAATGACCTACATTGCCGGCGAAGAAACACTCGAAACATCATATCAAGAACATAATGTGCGACTAAAACTAAATGTTGAAGAAGTATATTTTTCACCAAGACTCTCAACTGAACGAAAAAGAATATATGAAAAGATTACGAAGGGAGAAGATGTTTTAGTTATGTTTAGTGGTTGTGCACCTTATCCTTGCGTTCTTTCAAAAAATAGTTCTGCTGCCAATATTTTAGGAGTTGAAATAAATCCAGTAGGACACAAATATGGAATTGAAAATATTAAATTAAACAAACTAACCAATGTTAAATTAATTAATGGCGATGTACGCGAAATTGTTCCAAAGCTAGAAGAAAAATTTGATCGAATACTTATGCCACTACCAAAAACTGCAGAAGAATTTTTAGATACAGCACTTTGCGTTGCAAAAAAAGGAACAATAGTTCACTTATACGCCTTTTTACATGAAGACAATTTTAAAGAAGCACACGATGCAATAGACATTGCCTGCAAGAATAAAGGATTTAAGTATAAACTACTTGAGACAGTCAAATGCGGGCAACACGCGCCAAGAGTATATAGAATCTGTGTTGATTTTGAGATACTTTAA
- a CDS encoding RNase J family beta-CASP ribonuclease produces MTLQICGVGGFNEVGKNMTAVRVDDEVVILDMGLHLDAYVNYTEDADNVDLSAYALSKIGAIPDIEPIKKWKKLVKAIIPTHAHLDHVGAIPFMSNKFTSPIICTPFTAEVIFRICKDEKIKLNNEIKVLNVNCSYKISDNITIEFVNMTHSTPQTVMVIVHTKYGKVIYGNDFKFDNNPTLGKKPNFEKLKRIGEISENSEDPKSKVVALIVDCTRANNDGKTPSEQVARELLKDVMLCCNSEGKAVIVTTFSSHIARLKSIIEFGNKLERKVILLGRSLGKYVGAAEAIKIVDFSREATVICYKKKIARMLEEVKKDRSKYLIVCTGHQAEPKSVLSRIISGEFKFELEKEDHIIFSCDVIPTTINIANRKILEEKIKKKGVRLFKKIHVSGHAAREDLRDLINMVKPKHIIPAHGNLSMKTALVDLCQEMGYETEKQVHIIQDGQFIDFVD; encoded by the coding sequence ATGACTTTACAAATTTGTGGTGTGGGAGGATTTAATGAAGTTGGTAAAAACATGACTGCAGTGCGAGTTGATGATGAGGTAGTAATTCTTGATATGGGGCTTCATCTGGATGCTTATGTGAATTATACTGAAGATGCAGACAATGTTGATTTGAGTGCATATGCATTATCTAAAATTGGCGCAATTCCTGATATTGAACCAATTAAAAAATGGAAAAAATTAGTAAAAGCAATTATTCCAACTCACGCACATCTGGATCATGTTGGAGCAATTCCTTTTATGTCAAATAAATTTACGTCTCCAATCATTTGCACGCCATTTACTGCAGAAGTTATTTTTAGAATTTGTAAAGATGAAAAAATAAAACTTAATAATGAAATTAAAGTTTTAAATGTTAATTGTTCTTATAAAATTTCTGATAATATCACTATTGAATTTGTTAACATGACGCATAGTACTCCTCAGACTGTGATGGTGATTGTTCATACTAAGTATGGTAAAGTTATTTATGGTAATGATTTTAAGTTTGATAATAATCCTACTCTTGGTAAAAAACCTAATTTTGAAAAATTAAAAAGAATTGGGGAAATTTCTGAAAACTCTGAGGATCCCAAATCAAAAGTGGTTGCATTAATTGTTGATTGTACGCGTGCAAATAATGATGGTAAGACTCCTTCAGAGCAAGTAGCGCGTGAATTACTAAAAGATGTTATGCTTTGTTGTAATAGCGAGGGTAAAGCAGTTATTGTCACAACTTTTTCTAGTCATATAGCAAGACTCAAATCAATTATTGAGTTTGGTAATAAATTGGAGCGAAAAGTTATTCTTTTAGGTCGTAGTTTAGGTAAGTATGTGGGTGCTGCAGAAGCAATTAAAATAGTTGATTTTTCTCGTGAAGCAACAGTTATTTGTTATAAAAAGAAAATTGCTCGTATGTTAGAAGAGGTCAAAAAAGATCGTTCTAAGTATTTGATTGTGTGCACAGGTCATCAAGCCGAGCCTAAATCTGTTTTGTCAAGAATTATTTCTGGTGAATTTAAGTTTGAACTAGAAAAAGAAGATCATATTATTTTTAGTTGTGATGTGATTCCAACAACTATTAATATTGCAAATCGTAAGATTTTAGAAGAGAAAATAAAAAAGAAAGGAGTGAGACTCTTTAAAAAAATTCATGTTAGTGGTCATGCAGCAAGAGAAGATTTGAGAGATTTGATTAATATGGTAAAACCAAAACATATTATTCCTGCGCATGGTAATTTGAGTATGAAGACTGCACTTGTTGATCTTTGTCAAGAAATGGGTTATGAAACTGAAAAACAAGTTCACATAATTCAAGATGGGCAGTTTATAGATTTTGTCGATTAA
- a CDS encoding flap endonuclease-1 produces MGVNLKDLILKKEASINQFNNKTFAVDAFNILYQFVSTIRQRDGALLTDSKGRVTSHLSGLFYRSTKLMSHGMKLAFVFDGKAPELKTKERIRRAQLKSDAQKKFKEAEAEHDLEGMKKFAARTAKLSPEMVSEAKELLLALGIPVIQAPSEGEAQAAYMVSKGEVDYEISQDFDCLMFGVPIMVRNLTISERKKMLGRLSYEQIKPEIIELAENLNHLGIDRDQLIAVGMLVGTDFNVGGIRGIGPKNAIKLVKKHGSDFDSLFEEVKWDDFFDFPWTEVFYLFKKMPHTDDYDLTWTAIDPDRVCKILCEEHDFSKDRVLSALKKLEKQQQKAAQKGLGDFF; encoded by the coding sequence ATGGGTGTTAATCTTAAAGATTTAATTTTGAAAAAAGAAGCGTCGATTAATCAATTTAATAATAAAACGTTTGCAGTAGATGCATTTAATATTTTATATCAATTTGTATCGACAATTCGTCAAAGAGACGGAGCACTTCTTACTGATTCTAAAGGTAGAGTAACATCTCATCTTAGTGGATTATTTTATAGGTCAACTAAACTTATGTCTCATGGAATGAAACTTGCTTTTGTTTTTGATGGGAAAGCACCAGAACTTAAAACTAAAGAACGTATTAGGCGAGCACAACTCAAATCAGACGCTCAAAAAAAATTTAAAGAAGCGGAAGCTGAGCACGATCTCGAAGGTATGAAAAAATTTGCTGCAAGAACTGCTAAGTTAAGTCCTGAAATGGTAAGTGAAGCAAAAGAACTTTTATTGGCGCTGGGAATTCCAGTTATTCAAGCACCAAGCGAGGGGGAGGCCCAAGCAGCATACATGGTTTCAAAAGGGGAAGTTGATTATGAAATTTCTCAAGACTTTGATTGTTTGATGTTTGGAGTGCCTATTATGGTTCGTAATTTAACTATTTCTGAGCGTAAAAAAATGTTGGGCAGATTGTCTTATGAACAAATTAAACCTGAAATAATAGAACTTGCAGAAAACCTTAATCATTTAGGTATTGATAGAGATCAATTAATTGCTGTCGGCATGTTAGTTGGAACTGATTTCAATGTTGGAGGAATTAGGGGTATTGGTCCAAAAAATGCAATTAAGTTAGTTAAAAAACATGGTTCTGATTTTGATAGTTTATTTGAAGAAGTTAAGTGGGATGATTTTTTTGATTTTCCTTGGACTGAAGTATTTTATTTATTTAAAAAAATGCCTCACACTGATGATTATGATTTAACCTGGACTGCAATTGATCCTGATAGGGTTTGTAAAATTTTATGTGAAGAACATGATTTTAGCAAAGATCGTGTTTTGTCTGCATTAAAAAAACTTGAAAAGCAACAACAAAAAGCAGCGCAAAAAGGTCTTGGAGATTTCTTTTAA
- the endA gene encoding tRNA-intron lyase, giving the protein MPKQVVKAIFAKERVLTEDSDIARELYNQSRFGVVVESRVELSLIEAYYLMQKKRIVITDLRNKPLDDQNFLKKALRKENNFWTRFCVFKDLRNRGYIVKTALKFGADFRVYDRGVKPGEDHAKWLVYPVKESDSFSWYEFSAKNRVANSTKKRLLIGVVDAETDVTYWEIRWMRP; this is encoded by the coding sequence ATGCCAAAACAAGTTGTTAAAGCAATTTTTGCTAAGGAAAGAGTATTAACTGAAGATAGTGATATAGCAAGAGAACTTTATAATCAAAGTAGATTTGGGGTTGTTGTTGAAAGCAGAGTAGAATTATCTCTTATTGAAGCTTATTATCTTATGCAAAAAAAACGTATTGTCATTACTGATCTTCGTAATAAGCCACTTGATGATCAGAATTTTCTTAAAAAAGCGTTAAGAAAAGAAAATAATTTCTGGACTAGATTCTGCGTGTTTAAGGATTTAAGAAACAGAGGGTATATTGTTAAGACTGCACTTAAGTTTGGTGCTGATTTTAGGGTTTACGATCGTGGTGTGAAACCTGGTGAAGATCATGCCAAATGGTTAGTATATCCTGTTAAAGAATCAGATAGTTTTTCATGGTATGAATTTTCTGCAAAAAATCGTGTTGCAAACTCAACTAAAAAACGGCTTTTAATCGGTGTTGTTGATGCTGAGACTGATGTTACTTACTGGGAAATTCGTTGGATGCGACCATAA
- the rnz gene encoding ribonuclease Z → MVPTKERNVSGIFLDYKTEGILFDCGEGTQRQMNITGIKRSKVTKILISHWHGDHVSGIIGLIQTMGSDQVTHTVRIYGPTETKKRVEHMMQTCIFDQKIEIEVMELEPVGTEVLRFFENENYALECAALDHKLPCIGFNFIQKDQLNVSMAKISKLGLSEGPYLRQIKEGKDVTVNGIKVLCKDVTYLKPGKKISYVADTQTCEGALRLAENADILISECVYASSTHQEKAEQYKHMSAKDAAMLANRAEAKKLILTHFSQRYKNTQDIEEEASMYFDNVICAEDFMKIKI, encoded by the coding sequence ATGGTTCCAACAAAGGAACGAAATGTATCAGGGATTTTTCTAGATTACAAAACAGAAGGAATACTATTTGATTGCGGAGAAGGAACGCAAAGACAGATGAATATAACTGGAATAAAAAGATCAAAGGTTACAAAAATACTAATCAGCCATTGGCATGGAGATCACGTTTCAGGAATTATTGGCCTCATCCAAACAATGGGTTCAGATCAAGTAACTCACACAGTAAGAATATATGGCCCAACAGAAACTAAAAAAAGAGTTGAACATATGATGCAAACTTGCATATTTGATCAAAAAATAGAAATTGAAGTGATGGAACTTGAACCTGTGGGAACAGAAGTATTAAGATTTTTTGAAAACGAAAATTATGCACTAGAATGTGCTGCTCTTGATCATAAACTACCTTGCATAGGATTTAATTTTATTCAAAAAGATCAGCTTAATGTGAGCATGGCAAAAATTAGCAAATTAGGACTGAGTGAAGGCCCATACTTAAGACAAATTAAAGAAGGAAAAGATGTTACTGTAAACGGAATTAAAGTTCTTTGTAAAGATGTAACGTATCTTAAACCAGGAAAAAAAATAAGTTATGTTGCAGATACTCAAACTTGCGAAGGTGCACTGAGACTCGCCGAAAATGCAGACATACTAATAAGTGAATGCGTTTATGCCTCATCAACACACCAAGAAAAAGCAGAACAATACAAACACATGAGCGCAAAAGATGCAGCAATGCTTGCAAATCGGGCAGAAGCAAAAAAATTAATACTCACACACTTTTCTCAAAGATACAAAAACACACAAGACATAGAAGAAGAAGCTAGCATGTACTTTGATAATGTAATTTGTGCAGAAGATTTTATGAAAATAAAAATTTAA
- a CDS encoding Holliday junction resolvase: MSLKSKGINAERELIHKFWGSGWASTRVAGSGSIKYASPDVIAGRGNRKIVIECKVTKNTRQYLTHKEVKELQEFASIFGGEAWIGVKFNSYGWYFLNIEDLELTPKSYVTSLEHAKLKGLLFEELIEFK, from the coding sequence ATGAGTCTAAAAAGTAAAGGAATTAATGCTGAAAGAGAATTAATCCACAAATTTTGGGGATCTGGTTGGGCCTCAACAAGAGTTGCAGGAAGTGGTTCAATCAAATACGCTAGTCCTGATGTTATTGCAGGACGAGGTAATCGTAAAATAGTAATAGAATGCAAAGTCACTAAAAATACTCGGCAATATCTCACCCATAAAGAAGTAAAAGAATTACAAGAGTTTGCAAGCATATTTGGAGGGGAAGCCTGGATCGGGGTTAAATTTAATTCTTACGGCTGGTATTTTTTAAATATTGAAGACTTAGAACTAACACCTAAAAGTTATGTTACAAGTTTAGAACATGCAAAATTAAAAGGATTACTCTTCGAAGAATTAATTGAATTCAAATAA
- a CDS encoding Lrp/AsnC ligand binding domain-containing protein, whose amino-acid sequence MIGFVLISLNHGDEQKVQAELQLLEQVTEVHILFGEWDLIAKVTVDGPEALSTFVMDAVRTIPEIKMSSTLIVAK is encoded by the coding sequence ATGATAGGATTCGTACTAATCTCACTAAATCATGGAGATGAACAGAAAGTACAAGCTGAATTACAACTATTAGAACAAGTAACTGAAGTTCATATTCTATTTGGAGAATGGGACTTAATCGCAAAAGTTACCGTAGATGGTCCAGAAGCACTTTCAACATTTGTTATGGACGCAGTTAGAACAATACCTGAAATAAAAATGTCATCTACTCTTATTGTTGCGAAATAA
- a CDS encoding ribosome biogenesis/translation initiation ATPase RLI, with product MKKRIAVIKKSYCNPIGCGDFLCVKLCPMNRTGSECIIQQEGKPLIDESLCTGCGICSNRCPFEAISIINLPSELQRDPIHRFGPNGFALYSLPTPLFGKVVGIVGVNGIGKSTAIKILAGALKPNFGRNESASYDELVEFFKGTEAQKFFEKVKQGEIKVAYKPQAVDQIPKVFKGTVRELLEKADETNKLDEIITLLELTKIIDRSVEHISGGELQRVAIAATVLKDANLYIFDEPTSYLDIKQRIKLSKFIRSLATPEKAVLIIEHDLIILDSMTDLTHIMYGRESVYGMVSLPRTTRVGINAYLEGYIKEENVRFRDYKITFNTRPEEHNRETPLLCAWSNVKKKLGNFSLVAQKGELRKHDVIGVLGENGIGKTSFVKILAKVDLPDEGEIDEKIKIAYKPQYLESTDELVMTFLGTAIQKFENQLINPLNLKPLFYKKLNELSGGQLQKVTIAHCLSRDADLFLLDEPSAYLDVEQRLNVSKIIADLMDVTGKSCFVIDHDLLFIDYIARKIVVFDGVPAVNGIVKGPFTMEQGMNHFLADLKITMRRDEDSSRPRVNKEDSRKDREQKSANKLYYT from the coding sequence ATGAAAAAACGTATTGCAGTTATTAAAAAATCATATTGTAATCCTATTGGTTGTGGTGATTTTCTTTGTGTCAAACTTTGTCCTATGAATCGTACTGGTTCTGAATGTATAATTCAACAAGAGGGAAAACCACTTATTGACGAGTCTCTTTGCACTGGTTGTGGTATTTGTAGTAATCGTTGTCCATTCGAAGCAATTTCAATTATTAACTTACCATCAGAACTTCAACGCGATCCAATTCATAGATTTGGCCCAAATGGGTTTGCACTTTATTCTTTGCCAACACCTCTTTTTGGGAAAGTTGTGGGTATTGTGGGAGTAAATGGTATTGGAAAATCTACTGCAATTAAAATTCTTGCGGGTGCATTAAAGCCTAATTTTGGGAGAAATGAATCCGCATCATACGACGAACTTGTTGAGTTTTTCAAAGGAACTGAAGCTCAGAAGTTTTTTGAGAAGGTAAAGCAGGGAGAAATTAAGGTTGCATATAAACCGCAGGCGGTTGATCAAATTCCTAAAGTGTTTAAGGGCACAGTAAGAGAACTTTTAGAAAAAGCTGATGAAACAAATAAACTTGATGAAATAATTACTCTTTTAGAATTAACAAAAATAATTGATAGGAGTGTTGAACATATTTCTGGTGGGGAGTTACAAAGAGTAGCAATTGCAGCAACTGTATTAAAAGATGCAAATCTATATATCTTCGACGAGCCAACATCTTATTTAGATATTAAACAGAGAATTAAATTAAGTAAGTTTATTCGAAGTCTGGCAACCCCTGAAAAGGCAGTTTTAATTATCGAGCACGATTTAATTATTCTTGATTCGATGACTGATTTAACTCATATTATGTACGGGCGAGAAAGTGTTTATGGGATGGTTAGTCTTCCAAGAACAACGCGAGTTGGGATTAATGCATATCTTGAAGGTTACATTAAAGAAGAGAATGTTAGATTTAGAGATTACAAGATTACATTTAACACTAGGCCTGAAGAACATAATAGGGAAACTCCGTTGTTGTGTGCGTGGTCAAATGTTAAAAAGAAATTAGGTAATTTTTCTTTAGTTGCACAGAAAGGTGAATTAAGAAAACATGATGTTATTGGAGTTTTAGGTGAGAATGGAATTGGTAAAACTTCTTTTGTTAAAATTTTAGCAAAAGTGGATCTGCCTGATGAAGGAGAAATTGATGAGAAAATCAAGATTGCTTACAAACCACAATATTTGGAATCAACTGATGAGTTAGTGATGACTTTTTTAGGCACTGCAATTCAAAAGTTTGAGAATCAATTAATTAATCCATTAAATTTAAAACCCTTATTTTATAAAAAATTAAATGAGCTTTCAGGAGGACAACTTCAAAAAGTAACAATTGCACATTGTCTTTCTCGGGATGCAGATTTATTTCTTTTAGACGAGCCAAGTGCTTATTTGGATGTTGAGCAAAGGCTTAATGTTTCCAAAATAATTGCAGATTTGATGGATGTAACGGGTAAGTCTTGTTTTGTTATTGATCACGATTTATTATTTATTGATTATATTGCTAGAAAAATTGTGGTATTTGATGGAGTTCCGGCAGTAAATGGTATTGTAAAAGGTCCGTTTACGATGGAGCAAGGGATGAATCATTTTTTGGCAGATTTAAAAATTACTATGCGGCGTGATGAAGATTCATCTAGGCCAAGGGTAAATAAAGAAGATAGTCGTAAAGACCGTGAACAAAAATCCGCTAACAAGTTGTATTACACATAA
- a CDS encoding methyltransferase domain-containing protein, producing the protein MCAKILIKKCIKKYFEDLDKEITLSKEKRYYLSDLSKDFSTSKGFIKAEDLKKSNGDKVISSKGEELFIFDSAFIDDYKKMKRLPQIIPLKDIGFILAQTGVGKDSIVVDAGSGSGALSLFLARHVKKVTTYEIEPDHLAVVKENIKILDIKNIDVKNQSIYDGFEEKNVDLLTLDLPEPWLVLKHASKMLKPGGFVVSYSPTITQTAEFVNEIPNHENLIHLKTIELIEREWQVEGRKVRPKSRQIIHSGFLSFVRKIGK; encoded by the coding sequence ATGTGCGCTAAAATTTTAATTAAAAAATGCATAAAAAAGTATTTTGAAGATTTGGATAAAGAGATTACTCTTTCAAAAGAAAAAAGATATTATTTATCTGATTTGTCTAAAGATTTTTCCACGTCAAAAGGTTTTATCAAAGCGGAAGATCTGAAAAAATCAAATGGCGATAAAGTTATTTCTAGTAAAGGTGAAGAATTATTTATTTTTGATTCTGCGTTCATTGATGATTATAAAAAGATGAAAAGATTGCCTCAAATAATCCCTCTAAAAGATATTGGTTTTATTCTGGCGCAAACTGGAGTTGGTAAAGATTCTATTGTTGTTGATGCAGGTAGTGGTTCAGGCGCACTTTCTTTATTTTTAGCGCGCCATGTAAAAAAGGTTACAACGTATGAAATTGAACCTGATCATCTTGCAGTTGTTAAAGAAAATATTAAAATTCTTGATATAAAAAATATTGATGTTAAAAATCAAAGTATTTATGATGGATTTGAAGAAAAAAATGTTGATTTATTAACTCTTGATCTTCCAGAACCGTGGTTAGTTTTAAAACACGCATCAAAAATGCTAAAACCAGGAGGTTTTGTTGTATCTTATTCTCCAACAATTACTCAAACTGCAGAGTTTGTTAATGAAATTCCCAATCATGAAAATCTTATTCATCTTAAAACTATTGAGTTAATAGAACGAGAGTGGCAAGTTGAAGGTAGAAAAGTTAGACCAAAATCAAGACAAATTATTCATTCTGGATTCTTAAGTTTTGTGAGGAAGATTGGAAAATGA